A section of the Haliaeetus albicilla chromosome 6, bHalAlb1.1, whole genome shotgun sequence genome encodes:
- the ATP5PF gene encoding ATP synthase-coupling factor 6, mitochondrial, translated as MILHQILQLSSIFRSAVSTHLRRNIGLSAVVFNKTKELDPVQKLFLDKIREYNTKSKQAGGPVDVGPEFQKDMNESLARLQRAYGEGDLTKFPEFKFEEPNFEETPK; from the exons ATGATTCTGCATCAGATTCTGCagctttcttccatttttcgCTCTGCTGTTTCCACTCACTTGCGCAGAAACATAGGGCTTTCTGCTGTTGTCTTTAATAAGACAAAAGAGCTCGATCCAGTTCAGAAGCTCTTCTTGGACAAGATCAGAGAATACAACACAAAGAGCAA gCAAGCTGGAGGGCCTGTTGATGTAGGCCCTGAATTTCAGAAAGACATGAATGAATCCCTTGCTAGACTTCAACGAGCTTATGGTGAGGGAGATCTAACCAAGTTTCCAGAATTTAAATTTGAGG AGCCCAACTTTGAGGAGACTCCAAAGTGA